The Pirellulales bacterium DNA window GGTCCTGCTTTGCACGCACGCGTCCGATGGCCACCGGATTGACGAATTCCAGATGGCTCGGATTGAAGCAAAGCGAGAGGTGCACTCGGCGGCCGCCGGACGTGACCCAATCGGTGCTATGGCCCAGGTGATACTTCACGTCGCCGCGGCCGAAGTGCAGCTCGGGATCGAGATCGGCGAATTCGCGGAAGATCTGCTGCGTGCTCTTTCCCATGATGTTCGCGAGCACATTGAGCCGCCCGCGATGAGCCATGGCCAGCACGATCTCATCGATCCGCTGTTCGCCGGCCTTCTCGATGGCCAATTCCAAAAGCGGGATCAGCGTTTCCGCCCCTTCGAGTGAAAAACTCTTCGCTCCCAGGAACCGCTTTTGGATGAATTCTTCGAAGATCGAGGCCGTCGTGAGCCGGTTGAGAATTCGCAGTTGTTCCTTGCGGCTGAGCGTTAGCCGGTTCTCGGAACCCTCCATGCGAACTTGCAGCCAATGCCGCACGCGCAGATCGTCCATGTGCATGAACTGCACGCCAATCGACCGGCAATAGGTGCTGCGCAGCCGCTCGAGGATCCGCCGCAGCGTCATCACTTGCATGCCTTCGATCGTGTCGGTTGAAAACGACCGATCCATGTCGGCCTCGGTGAAGCCGTATGTTTTTGGGTCCAACTCTGGCAATTGCGGGCGAGGTAGACCGAGCGGATCGATTTCCGCCACCAGATGCCCGCGAACGCGGTAGGCCCGGACCAATTGGTCAACGCGATCTTGCAGCAGCGCCACTTCGACCGCGTCGGCTTCTATCGCCGCCGTCGGGATCTCAGCGAACTCGCCGTTGACCGGGGCTGGTCGCAGCTCGGTGAGCACCGGCGTCGACACCACGTCGAATTTGGAGTCCAGCGCGGCTGCATGATCGGTGCCGTTGCCATTGGTCTGCGGCAACGCGTCGAAATAGTGGCGCCAGTCGGGCGACACCGACTCCGCATCGCGCAAATAGTCCGCGTAAAGTCCTTCGACAAACGTAAGACTGAGGCTATTCGGGCGTTCTTCGACGTTGCTCATTGACGGAATTATACCCTGTTGACCACGTGGGCCGAAAACCGCCGAGGACTGTCCACGATCTCTTCCTCTCCCTTGATGGGAGAGGGCCGGGGTGAAGGTGTCCGCGGAACAAAAAAGGGGACTGTCCCCCTCTCCGCAGGCGGTTTTCGGATAGGCTTGAATCCAGCGGCACGGCCCGACATTTTACATGCCGCCGCGATTCGCCGTAACCCGGATTATTCTCCCGGCACCTGGCCCCCGGCCTCCGGACTCTGCCTCGGCCGCCGCGATTCTGCCAGCATCGGCTGAAGTTCCTCGACGAAGTCGCGGACGTCCTTGAATTCGCGGTAGACGCTGGCAAACCGGACGAACGCCACCTGGTCGAGCGCCCGGAGGTGCTTCATCACAAGTTCGCCCAGATAGCGGGTGCTCACCTCCGTGTCGAAATTAGCGTACACGTCGCTCTCGATTTCGCCGACGATCGCCTCGATCCGTTCATCGCTGATCGGCCGCTTCCAGCAGGCCTTCATCAGCCCTTGTTTGATTTTCTCGCGCGCGAAGGGGACCCGGATGCCGTCCTTCTTGACGACCTTGATCGCCGGCTCTTCGATCCGCTCGTAGGTCGTATAGCGCCGCTTGCAAGCCAGACACTCGCGGCGGCGGCGGATCGCGAACCCATCCTCGATCGCCCGCGAGTCGATCACCCGATCGTTATCGATGCGGCAAAAAGGGCACTGCATGATCGTCACTATACACGAACGGGCCGCGGAGTGCAGGGTTTGACCACATGCGCAGGGCCGGAGGACCGCCAAGCAATAGCCCGATCGTAAGATCGGATACGATATCCCGAGTTGAATTTTCCAAGGTCCAAAGGACCGGCGCTTGAGATTGAAACGGGACGTTCTGGATTTTTCAAAGAATAGAATGCCCTAGAATGTCCCCGTTTCCGTCTTCGGATAAAAACGATGCGAACCGTCAACTACCACTTTATTAGCCGTGCCCTCGGAATCCTGACGATCGAGGAGGCACAACGCGGCACACCTTTGGACCTGGATCCCGACAGCGAGGAGAGCAGCAAGCGTGTATTTCGCCAACATGTTGTGCCCTTTGTCGATCGGTGGCCCAAATGGCGGCGCGAAATGTTGCATCTTTCGCTAGCATATTCTCTCAACGACGTCGATGTCCTCGACCGGATCCTGGCAGGCGAGCAAGACCTTACGATGAGCGAACCCAGCGACATTCGACGTTTCTTTCTCTGGCTCTGGGAAACATTGTGTCCGGAAGAGGACTATCAGAAGGTTGACCTGCGCGACGTCGTCGAAAACAACGACATGATGGAACCCAACCCGCAACCGCAAGATATAGATTATACATGAGTGATGAAAAGGGAGATTGAAACAGGGACATTCTGGATTCTATAAGACGTAGAACGTCCCAGTTTTTGCCACGAGAGTCTGGCGCGATGGCAGTTGCGCCGCGCGAAGAGGAAGTCGCGACCAACGAGTGCAAGGTCTATCTCACTCGGGCACGGAAAGCTGAAGGCCGTTGCCTTTCGGGCCGAGTTGCAGGAGGAACGGCACGGCGCGGGTGGCCCATTCATCGGGGGACGGGTAGGAACTGGCATCGCCGCCGAACGAGATGCGGAGCATGTCGGTGTCGATGATGCCGGGATTCAGCGGCACGGCCGCCATGCCGCGCGGTAACTCGCGCGCGAGCGCCAGCGTGAGACCTTCGATGGCCCATTTCGTGGCGCAATACGGGGCTTCTTCGGGCGAGACGGAGCGACCCCAACCCGAGCTGAAGTTGACGATCACGCCGCGCTTCCGCGCCACCATCGCCGGAACGAAATGCCGGATGACGTTCGCCACTCCTTTGATGTTCACATCAACGAGGCGATCGAATTCCTCGGCGGGCACTTCCCACAGCACAGCGTTGCGATTGATCAGGGCGGCGTTGTTCACGAGCAGATCGATTGGCCCGCCAGCTAGCACGGCGTCGGCCCAGCGCCCCACCTGCCGATCATCGACAACATCCACGGCGTGGAACGAATGCGGCGCCGGCCAGCGCTGTTGCAACTCGGCAATCGCCGCGGCGCTCCGCGCGCATCCCCAAACCGTGTGGCCCTGCTCGATGAATCGGGCCGTCATCGCTCGACCCAGACCGCGACTCACGCCCGTGATAACGATTCGTTTTGCTTCCATATTCCAAGTATAAGCAATTTCTTATCTTCGATTCACGCTCGATTCAGGTTCTTCGAGTATCATTCGGGCCAGTCGCATGTTGCAATGGTTTGATTTCCTGCACTTGAAGAATTGGAGAACTCGAATGCGAAAGGTCGTGGCTGTGGCGGCACTGATTGCTGGAGCGTGGATGTTACTGGCGCCGGCGGGTCGGGCCGACGAGAAAGTCCCGCTCGACAAAGTCCCCGAGAAGATCATCGCGGCCGTTAAGGACCGGTTTCCGAATCCTGAATTGACGTCGGTCGAAAAGGAAATCGAAAATGGCATATCCGTTTTCGACGTGGAACTCAAGCAAAAGGGTAGGAAGTACGAGGCTGAAATCAAGGAGGACGGCACCATCGTCGAGATCGAAAAAGAGACCGCAGCG harbors:
- the nrdR gene encoding transcriptional regulator NrdR, producing MQCPFCRIDNDRVIDSRAIEDGFAIRRRRECLACKRRYTTYERIEEPAIKVVKKDGIRVPFAREKIKQGLMKACWKRPISDERIEAIVGEIESDVYANFDTEVSTRYLGELVMKHLRALDQVAFVRFASVYREFKDVRDFVEELQPMLAESRRPRQSPEAGGQVPGE
- a CDS encoding SDR family oxidoreductase, translating into MEAKRIVITGVSRGLGRAMTARFIEQGHTVWGCARSAAAIAELQQRWPAPHSFHAVDVVDDRQVGRWADAVLAGGPIDLLVNNAALINRNAVLWEVPAEEFDRLVDVNIKGVANVIRHFVPAMVARKRGVIVNFSSGWGRSVSPEEAPYCATKWAIEGLTLALARELPRGMAAVPLNPGIIDTDMLRISFGGDASSYPSPDEWATRAVPFLLQLGPKGNGLQLSVPE
- a CDS encoding PepSY-like domain-containing protein; the protein is MRKVVAVAALIAGAWMLLAPAGRADEKVPLDKVPEKIIAAVKDRFPNPELTSVEKEIENGISVFDVELKQKGRKYEAEIKEDGTIVEIEKETAAKDFPAACSDAIKAKYPKAKIEEIMEVNKVEGKKETPIHYECVLGEPGKKSFEVVVALDGKTVEEEKE